A part of Roseitalea porphyridii genomic DNA contains:
- the trxA gene encoding thioredoxin, whose product MATVKVDTNNFENDVLGASEPVVVDFWAEWCGPCKMIAPALEELSGEMDGKVKIAKVNIDENPQIAAQYGIRSIPTLYMFKGGEVVDQMIGAVPKSKLSDWMKNAVA is encoded by the coding sequence ATGGCGACCGTGAAAGTCGATACGAACAATTTCGAGAACGATGTGCTCGGCGCGTCCGAGCCCGTGGTGGTGGATTTCTGGGCTGAATGGTGCGGGCCGTGCAAGATGATCGCCCCGGCGCTCGAGGAACTGTCCGGCGAGATGGACGGCAAGGTCAAGATCGCCAAGGTGAACATCGACGAAAACCCGCAGATCGCCGCCCAGTACGGTATCCGCTCGATCCCGACGCTCTACATGTTCAAGGGTGGCGAAGTGGTCGACCAGATGATCGGCGCCGTGCCCAAGAGCAAGCTTTCGGACTGGATGAAGAACGCCGTCGCCTGA